GCCCACCCCTCCGTCACGTACAGCTTGCCcccggccgccgcggcgtcgTACCTCGCCAccaccgcgccgcgccgcgacGTGGCCGGCGCCCACTGCCCGGCCTCCGGGTCGAACACCTCCGCCTCGCCGTCCTCCCCGGCCACCACCACCCGCCCTCCCACCTCCCCGGCCGCCATGTACCCCCTGGGCGTCcgcatcgccgccgcctcctcccacccGTTCCTTGCGGCGCTGTACACCGCCACGCTCCTCACCGCCTTCTCGCCGCCCTCCTCCACGCCCCCAATCACGTAGATCTCGCCGCGGCGGGGGAGCCCCACCACCGCGAACGACCCGGCCGCGGCGCCTCCGGGCACCGGCGGCAGCAGGAGCCACCTCCTCGAGAAAGGGTCGAGCGCCTGGCACTGGAGGCGCCGAGAAACAGGGTCAAAGGCGAAGGCCAAGAGGAACGGGAGCGAGAGCGACACGGACGTCACCCCCGCCGCCCCCGCTCCAGCCGCCGGAGGAAACAGCAGCGGCTTTGCCGGCGTGTCGGAAAGGAAGCGGTTCCAGGTGGTGGAGACGGTGCGGAAGAGGCGGTGGTAGAGGAAGGGCAGGTGTAGGAGGCACTTCTCGGCCACCTCCTCCGGCAGCCCCGGGATCATCTCCACGACCTCTTCCCCAGCCCCCTCGCCGGCGTCCAGCACCTGCTGCTTGCTCATGGACGAGAAGCTCATGGTGGCGGGGCGGAGTCGAACGATTCTTCGGTTGGATTTGGTGCGATTCGCGTTACCGTGGGCTATGGGGAATGGAAGCGAAGCGGAGTGGTGGGCAATTTATAGGGGTGGGTCTGGGGCTTAGGGAGCCGGCGCGCCGAGTCTGCGGCTTTGCTCAGCTGGCCTGACTTGGCGCGTCTGTATGCGCACTGCGCTGCACCAAGTGGGCTGCGCGGTTCAGAGTTTCGGATCTGGTGTTGATTGGAATACGCTGTACGGTTTTTTCAACCGTCCGATTGGGCTTCAACGGTCTAGATCTACAGAGTGCCACGGATAATACCACAGACAGAAAAAGGATAATATATTCTCAATGAAAGAAATGTTAGTATCTGTAGACTCCGTTGCTAGAAATCTATAAGCTTCTTGCCAACAAATCTAGGTGTTAGGGGAAAGGTCTTGTGTGCCCCTTTTGGACACTGGGTAAAAATCTCTACGGTCAACTCAAACTAATAAAACTTACGGTTTCTATAGATCTGTCATAGTGTAGGAATCTGTTAGACTCTCGATGCTATAGGAGCGTTTCCAACAGCTGGGACGGGCAAAGCCTTTATCGGGCATGTTGGAGCTTGACGAAGGACTTCGCTCGGTGCAAAGGAGTCATCCGAAAGGACGCCAAAGGTACTGCCGAGCAAAGACCTTCGGGAGTCCGAGCGAAGGGAGGCTCAAATCCCTACACGAAGACGGAGGGGAAAGGCGAAGGCATGGTGGAAGGGAGGATTGTTGCTAGCGACCGAAGACTATGAAATTGTAAATAATCTGGGTTTACTTCGGATATTACCATATTACCCATGAATATACCAAGAATATAGCAGTTGGAGAGATAATCCCGTAAACTATAATATGAAACAGTTGGTTACTGTCTATAAATAGGACGTAACTATAACTAGCAAGTCAGACGATATAAAAATCAGAGGAAGCTTCCCTACTTTGTGTACATTTCCTTTTAGCATTCGGATCACTCAGGGATCCAAAGGCCGATCACCCTGTTTGGCAACGTATGAATACTTCGATCATCTTGAAGACTATGAAGACGAAGACGAAGAAGCCAAAGTAGAAATACTTGCATGACTAGAAGCCAAAAACCTAGAACGACAAATAGCACAAAATAAGCGTATGATAGAGAGCTTGACAATGAGTCGATGAGCTAACGAAGCTAGAAGAATACTGGAATAGTTGCAAGGCCAAATTAACATGCTCCAACGTGAAGGCGATGAGATACAGTATACCATCACCCCTTCGTCATCGTTTGCAATACGGGTTGTGCAAGATCTTTGGCCCAGGTTGCATGTAGTCGATCCAAACTTCCCGCTCTTCTCTAGCTTGCAAAACCAACCTTGGCCTTCTGGTTTCAAAATGCCAAGAGTGGTGATGTTTGATGCAGAATTAGATCCACATGAGTTCATCATGAGTTTTGAGGCAGCAGTCAAATCTGCAGGTGGAGATGACACAACACTAGCGAAGACCTTCGTGTTGGCAGTAAAAGAAATAGCAAGAGCTTGGCACTCTGCCTTACCTCCAGGGTCAATATATTCTTGGGAGCAGTTGTGCGATGCCTTTTTCTGTAATTTCCAAGGCAATCGTGTAGAACAAGTCACGGTCGGTGACCTCTTTGTAGTCAAGCAGCAGCCAACGGAGCCACTCAAAGACTACATGCATAATTTTGAACATGTGCACTGTCAGGTGAAGGGAGTGAGTGAGGACAAAATCATCGATACCGCTATCCAGAGCATCAGAGGAGGGTTGCT
The sequence above is drawn from the Phragmites australis chromosome 10, lpPhrAust1.1, whole genome shotgun sequence genome and encodes:
- the LOC133883409 gene encoding F-box protein AFR-like; its protein translation is MSFSSMSKQQVLDAGEGAGEEVVEMIPGLPEEVAEKCLLHLPFLYHRLFRTVSTTWNRFLSDTPAKPLLFPPAAGAGAAGVTSVSLSLPFLLAFAFDPVSRRLQCQALDPFSRRWLLLPPVPGGAAAGSFAVVGLPRRGEIYVIGGVEEGGEKAVRSVAVYSAARNGWEEAAAMRTPRGYMAAGEVGGRVVVAGEDGEAEVFDPEAGQWAPATSRRGAVVARYDAAAAGGKLYVTEGWAWPFERAPRGAVYDAAADSWGEMARGMREGWTGSCAVAGGRMYIVAEYGEWRLKRYDEARDEWRMVAGSGVPPEVRRPHVVSGEVGEITGGRRRIYVVGAGLDVAVGTVAASAFPGVHGGEEEMVEWEVVKGPAEFAGLAPCNAQVLYA